A stretch of the Rosa rugosa chromosome 5, drRosRugo1.1, whole genome shotgun sequence genome encodes the following:
- the LOC133712503 gene encoding jacalin-related lectin 3-like, whose amino-acid sequence MSSSPNQSFKQSDETKPLKLGPFGSENGGESFDDGVHSTVRQLVISTNDQASRIVSIQIEYDDNGSSFLSDKHGKEDNYYTYTIRLDYPYEFLTSVHGKYVKLWRFPTYICSLTFRSNRKTYGPYGDEGSLGKYFSIQAPGKMIVGFHGRTSMFMNLRALGAYLKPVDHNLNETYNPSKHLDDKGSSMVPASLDPANPLLPATYPFQTKLIKKHEDEGDKHISCIISGNEVSGNEGNRSGGFAVGNKYINTYYYYSEKFKATYN is encoded by the exons ATGTCGTCTAGTCCCAACCAG AGTTTTAAGCAGTCCGATGAAACAAAACCCTTAAAGCTTGGGCCGTTCGGATCTGAAAACGGAGGGGAAAGTTTTGATGATGGAGTTCACTCAACGGTCAGGCAGTTGGTGATATCTACAAACGATCAGGCTTCGAGAATTGTCTCCATCCAGATTGAATATGACGACAACGGGAGCTCTTTTTTATCAGACAAGCATGGTAAAGAAGACAATTACTATACTTATACG ATCAGGCTTGACTATCCGTACGAATTTTTGACTTCAGTTC atggaaaatatgTTAAGCTTTGGCGCTTCCCAACCTATATCTGCTCCCTTACTTTTAGGAGCAACAGGAAAACTTACGGACCATATGGAGATGAAGGAAGCCTGGGAAAGTATTTTTCAATCCAAGCGCCTGGGAAAATGATTGTTGGCTTTCATGGTAGGACTTCCATGTTCATGAATCTCCGAGCACTAGGAGCTTACCTAAAGCCTGTCGATCATAATCTGAATGAAACATACAACCCCTCTAAACATCTCGATGATAAAGGATCTTCCATGGTGCCGGCATCACTAGATCCAGCAAATCCTCTACTTCCAGCTACATATCCTTTTCAAACCAAGCTCATAAAGAAACACGAAGATGAAGGTGATAAACATATATCATGCATAATTTCAGGTAATGAAGTTAGCGGAAACGAGGGCAACCGCAGTGGAGGGTTCGCAGTTGGAAACAAGTATATTAATACTTACTACTATTATTCAGAAAAGTTCAAGGCAACGTACAATTGA
- the LOC133713027 gene encoding late embryogenesis abundant protein D-34-like — MSQQQPRRPQEGQEPVKYGDIFNVSGDLASKTVAPQDAAMMQTAETMVLGQTQKGGPAAVMQSAATRNERAGLVRHDEATDVAGHEGVTVTETDVPGRRIITESVGGQVIGQYVEPTPVTQVAAGGFMQQNAITIGEALEASAQTAGDRPVDQSDAAAIQAAEVRATGSNVIIPGGLAATAQSAAAHNAGTEREQDKIKVSDVLSGATAKLPADKAATRQDAEGVVSAELRNNPDMTTRPGGVAASVTAAARLNEKMNVNT; from the exons ATGAGTCAACAACAGCCGAGGAGGCCTCAGGAGGGGCAAGAACCCGTCAAGTACGGCGACATTTTCAATGTCTCCGGGGACCTCGCATCCAAGACGGTGGCGCCACAAGATGCTGCGATGATGCAGACCGCTGAAACCATGGTGTTGGGGCAGACCCAGAAGGGCGGTCCGGCAGCTGTCATGCAGTCGGCCGCCACCCGAAACGAGAGAGCTGGCCTCGTCCGCCACGATGAGGCTACTGATGTAGCTGGACATGAAGGTGTCACTGTTACAGAGACTGATGTCCCTGGAAGGCGAATAATCACTGAATCAGTTGGTGGACAG GTTATTGGCCAGTATGTGGAGCCAACACCGGTTACACAAGTAGCTGCGGGAGGCTTCATGCAGCAGAATGCAATAACTATAGGCGAGGCACTGGAGGCCTCGGCCCAAACAGCTGGGGATAGGCCAGTGGATCAGAGCGATGCAGCGGCAATTCAGGCTGCAGAGGTGAGAGCAACAGGCAGCAATGTGATAATTCCAGGGGGCCTGGCTGCCACGGCTCAATCTGCCGCAGCTCATAATGCGGGGACTGAAAGGGAGCAAGACAAGATTAAGGTTTCTGATGTTCTCTCGGGTGCGACCGCCAAGTTACCCGCAGACAAGGCGGCAACTAGGCAGGATGCCGAAGGAGTGGTGAGTGCCGAGTTGAGGAACAACCCGGACATGACCACACGTCCAGGTGGAGTTGCGGCTTCTGTTACTGCAGCTGCCAGGCTGAACGAAAAGATGAATGTGAACACGTAG